ATCATATTTACCCCATCTTGTAGCAGAAGCTGATTGAATTCTGTCTGGATTATCCACTGGTACTATACCACCTGTTGTAGCTAATGCTATCTTTGCTTTGCTTAAATCTTTGATAGCTGGTGCTATTGGAACCAAGTCTAATTCTGGTATAGGTAATTCACTAACAAACTTCTCTCCATTAACCTTTTTAAGAAGCATGTCTATAACCCTATCCACAGCTGGCACTGGAGGATTTAACCATTTTTGATGTCTTACTCCTCTTCCATAGTACCCTTCTTCTTCTGCTGATAGAAGCTCTTGCCCATTTATTAATTTATTTGCAAAATCTGCCATTGCTTTAGTGTCTTTTCTCATTGCAGCAGCACTTTTTCCGCCTTTAAATATATACATTTCCTTGCTAAACATTTGAACACCAGGGTTTTCATCATTCATAGAAGTTATTACAGGCACCCCATATTTTTCTTTTACAGCCTTACTTATATGTCCACAAGCTGCACCGTATCTTCCTGCCCTGAATGCCGGTCCCGCAAAGAATATGTCAAACTCTAGATCATCTAGGAATCCTAAGATAGTTTCAACTGCTTCATCTTTTCTTGATCCCATGAAGTTATCCCCACAGATAATAGTATGAGTAACTTCTACATCATCACCTAAAGCTTTATTTAGAGCCATTGCCGGTCCTACTAAGCCTTCTCTAATCTCTGGAGCATAATCTGCTACATCTTCTCCACCAACTTGTCCAAAAAACTGATTTAGATATAGAATCGCTTTTTTCATCTTCCTAGCCACCTCCTTAATATTCAACCATTGTCTTAGTAGACCAACCTACAACTCGGTCTCCACAGAACATAGCATTATTTTCCATAATTATAGAACCATCTTCTTTAACTGAAGATCCAAGTATCTCATCATCAGCCCATCCACCGGATAAACCGTCTCTAGCTAATGCTTGTAATTCACCTATTACTGTTTCCATAGGTGGAAGCTTGATAAGCTCTGATACATTACCACAGGATACGATTGCATCAGCCTTTGGATCTAATGTTACTAGGGGCTGTGATGCACCATCTCTTCCTGTACACTCATTTGTAAGTCCTATAGTCTTAACTCCTGCATCTTCTAACGCTACTATACAAGCTATAAAGTCTGCATCTGGGTTACCATAACCTTCTTCTGCTACTATAGCACTATCCGCTCCTAATGACTTTGCCATTTGAGCAACAAATTGAGCAGATCTTTCTTTTTGTTCTAGGGCAACATTTAAGTTAGACATGATCACACCTAGGAAGTTGATAGTTTTTCCATGCTCTTGATATAAACGTTTAATCATAGGTAGATTTTGGAAATCATACGTTGCCCATTTTGACGAACAAGGCATAAATGATCCAGAAATCATAGCTCCATCTAAAACTTCATTTGGATGCATAAATGTTGGTACCATATGATTGCAATCCCATCCATATACAAGATCATTATATCCCATTTCTTCCATTTGTGATTGT
Above is a genomic segment from Maledivibacter sp. containing:
- the grdH gene encoding betaine reductase selenoprotein B, with the translated sequence MKKAILYLNQFFGQVGGEDVADYAPEIREGLVGPAMALNKALGDDVEVTHTIICGDNFMGSRKDEAVETILGFLDDLEFDIFFAGPAFRAGRYGAACGHISKAVKEKYGVPVITSMNDENPGVQMFSKEMYIFKGGKSAAAMRKDTKAMADFANKLINGQELLSAEEEGYYGRGVRHQKWLNPPVPAVDRVIDMLLKKVNGEKFVSELPIPELDLVPIAPAIKDLSKAKIALATTGGIVPVDNPDRIQSASATRWGKYDVSELDNLPGGVYKTIHAGFDPAAADANPDVIVPLDALRAYEKEGKIGSVHNYFYTTVGTGTTQAEAARMGKEIVEHLKADGVDAVIMTSTUGTCTRCGATMVKEIEKAGITIVQMANLIPVAKTVGSNRMVPTISIPYPLGDPSTSEEEQWKLRYHRVGVALDSLQTEIKEQTVFKVKI
- a CDS encoding glycine/sarcosine/betaine reductase component B subunit produces the protein MKLEIGNFHVKDIVFGDKTGYENGILTINKEEALAVVKEDEHITEADIVIAKPGDKIRLVPVKEAIEPRHRVGGGPIFPGVTGDLMQSGNGKTLALKECSVLVVGKHWGGFQDGLIDMSGEGAKYTYFSQLKNIVLVADTDEEFEKREQQKKNRALRWAGMRLAEYVGSCVAEMKPEDVETYELEPVTKRSKEVNDLPSTVLVLQPQSQMEEMGYNDLVYGWDCNHMVPTFMHPNEVLDGAMISGSFMPCSSKWATYDFQNLPMIKRLYQEHGKTINFLGVIMSNLNVALEQKERSAQFVAQMAKSLGADSAIVAEEGYGNPDADFIACIVALEDAGVKTIGLTNECTGRDGASQPLVTLDPKADAIVSCGNVSELIKLPPMETVIGELQALARDGLSGGWADDEILGSSVKEDGSIIMENNAMFCGDRVVGWSTKTMVEY